A genomic window from Arthrobacter globiformis includes:
- a CDS encoding MFS transporter: protein MQSATTLTTATELSPATRRRTALAVGIGNFMEWFDFAVYGFFASIIGKLFFPESTPILSLLSAFAVFAVGFIMRPLGAFILGPIGDKHGRKAALVWSVLLMGGATTVMGLLPTYAVAGLLAPILLVLLRCVQGIAAGGEWSGSAAYLVESAPNNRRGLYASLISGTAALAFIVGSFVALGLSSALSPEDLSGWGWRLPFLLAAPMSLAGLYIRMKLGDTPVFEGLKSEERVADSPLAKAGTKGLKPIIITFAFSSVSGLGIYYLATYMNNHLTTSLGLDRASALTLSGAGLFIYLLMCPLAGILSDRFGRRSLNIIGTVGFVVLAIPSFILMGTGNGFAIVAGLILFGACQALCSVTNVVLLVELFPASTRSSGSALGYNLGLALVAGPGPLIAAALASSTGTSASAAWYMAVIALIATPILIKWLPETFKRDIHAG from the coding sequence ATGCAGAGCGCAACAACCCTCACCACCGCCACAGAATTATCGCCGGCAACGCGCCGCAGGACTGCCCTCGCGGTTGGAATCGGCAACTTCATGGAATGGTTCGATTTCGCTGTCTATGGATTCTTTGCCAGCATCATCGGGAAGCTCTTCTTTCCTGAAAGCACGCCCATCCTGTCCCTGCTGAGCGCATTTGCGGTTTTTGCCGTGGGATTCATCATGCGGCCTTTGGGTGCCTTCATCCTGGGCCCAATCGGCGACAAGCACGGCCGAAAGGCGGCCCTGGTTTGGTCCGTTCTCCTTATGGGAGGCGCCACGACCGTCATGGGACTACTTCCCACGTACGCCGTCGCCGGCCTCCTCGCGCCGATCCTGCTGGTCCTGCTCCGCTGCGTGCAGGGCATTGCAGCAGGCGGTGAATGGAGTGGCTCCGCCGCCTACCTCGTGGAGAGTGCACCCAACAACAGGCGCGGCCTTTACGCGAGCCTGATCTCCGGAACGGCCGCCCTGGCGTTCATCGTGGGAAGCTTCGTTGCGCTCGGTCTCAGTTCAGCGCTGTCGCCTGAGGACCTGTCTGGTTGGGGCTGGCGGCTACCCTTCCTGCTTGCCGCGCCCATGTCCTTAGCGGGGTTGTATATCCGCATGAAGCTCGGCGACACCCCGGTATTCGAAGGACTGAAGTCGGAAGAACGCGTGGCGGACTCCCCGCTCGCCAAAGCAGGCACAAAGGGCCTCAAACCGATCATCATCACTTTTGCGTTCTCCAGCGTCTCTGGCCTGGGCATCTACTATCTGGCCACCTACATGAACAACCACCTGACAACATCCCTGGGCCTGGACCGCGCGTCGGCTCTGACACTTAGCGGGGCGGGCTTGTTCATCTACCTGCTGATGTGCCCACTGGCAGGCATCCTGTCTGATCGTTTCGGCCGACGCAGCCTGAACATCATCGGCACTGTCGGCTTCGTTGTGCTGGCCATCCCATCCTTCATACTTATGGGTACCGGAAACGGATTCGCGATTGTTGCCGGCCTAATCCTCTTCGGAGCCTGCCAGGCGCTGTGCAGCGTCACAAACGTGGTTCTGCTGGTGGAGCTGTTCCCGGCCTCAACCCGATCAAGTGGCAGCGCCTTGGGTTACAATCTGGGTCTCGCCCTTGTCGCGGGTCCGGGCCCGCTGATCGCCGCAGCCCTCGCTAGTTCCACCGGGACATCGGCGTCGGCCGCCTGGTACATGGCAGTAATTGCCTTGATCGCTACCCCGATCCTCATTAAGTGGTTGCCCGAGACGTTCAAACGGGACATCCACGCCGGTTAA
- a CDS encoding sugar ABC transporter ATP-binding protein, with protein sequence MTPDHDQGRPDVAYGLQLSGIQKSFGTNHVLRGIEMNVPAGTVHALLGANGAGKSTLLGCLSGATQPDAGEIVIGGRSYQGLTPTRAFKAGCAIIYQHFQLIGSLTVADNIFLGQELRNAMGGVDTRGQERAAASILDSLDVEISPRTLVGSLSVGEQQIVEIARALRRKPDLLILDEPTAALGPHEVAALIRLVRRLAETRGLTVIYVTHLLNEVLQVADAVTVLRDGQVHWTRDRQDLGLKDLVDGISPGSSLSKVKGARTRGEPLLRLTEFQCSFTGPFTTTVHAGEIVGVFGLLGSGRTNLLESLAGVRRATGGSVRLSGRTLDTASVAKASKGGVSLVAADRKVQSLFGSMTAEENVLLPHYGQLSNGFRSRARERAAFTGIAKRIKLSPQAPGTAADSFSGGNAQKLVVGRWTADLGKTSVLLLDEPTQGVDIGSRHEIYDLLRDFASHASRCVIFASSEPEELLALADRVFILVDGVPTEIPAQDITENYLLSAAHGSFDGVEGKSK encoded by the coding sequence ATGACGCCGGATCATGACCAAGGCCGTCCCGATGTGGCTTACGGTCTACAGCTATCAGGAATTCAAAAATCGTTCGGCACCAACCACGTCCTCCGGGGGATCGAAATGAATGTCCCCGCCGGAACCGTGCACGCTCTCCTTGGAGCGAATGGCGCCGGGAAGTCCACGCTTTTGGGCTGCCTCAGCGGAGCCACCCAGCCTGATGCCGGAGAGATCGTCATCGGCGGCCGCAGCTACCAAGGGCTGACCCCGACACGAGCATTCAAAGCAGGATGCGCGATCATCTACCAGCATTTTCAACTAATCGGTTCACTAACTGTCGCAGACAACATATTTCTGGGGCAGGAGCTCCGGAATGCGATGGGTGGTGTGGATACGCGCGGGCAGGAGAGGGCGGCAGCGAGCATACTCGATTCACTGGACGTGGAGATCAGTCCTCGAACACTGGTGGGGTCACTATCGGTGGGCGAGCAGCAAATCGTCGAGATCGCGCGTGCCCTGCGCAGAAAGCCCGATCTGCTGATTCTGGATGAGCCAACGGCGGCTCTGGGGCCCCACGAGGTCGCTGCCCTAATTCGACTGGTACGACGGCTGGCCGAGACCCGGGGACTCACTGTCATCTATGTAACGCACCTTCTGAATGAAGTGCTCCAGGTTGCCGATGCCGTGACTGTACTCCGCGACGGCCAGGTCCATTGGACCCGTGACCGCCAGGATCTGGGACTGAAAGACCTTGTCGACGGCATTTCCCCTGGGAGCTCGCTGTCCAAGGTGAAAGGCGCCCGCACTCGAGGAGAACCGCTGTTGCGCCTCACGGAATTCCAATGTTCGTTTACGGGGCCATTCACGACAACAGTCCACGCGGGAGAGATCGTTGGTGTGTTTGGTCTGCTCGGATCAGGAAGGACGAACCTTCTGGAGTCTCTCGCCGGCGTGCGACGAGCCACCGGCGGATCGGTCCGCCTGTCAGGCCGCACCCTCGACACCGCCTCCGTTGCCAAGGCTTCGAAAGGGGGCGTGTCATTGGTTGCAGCGGATCGAAAAGTGCAATCACTGTTTGGCAGTATGACCGCAGAGGAGAACGTGCTGCTACCCCACTATGGCCAGCTTTCGAATGGATTCCGCAGCCGGGCTCGGGAACGTGCCGCATTCACCGGAATTGCCAAGAGGATCAAGCTGAGCCCACAAGCTCCGGGAACTGCCGCGGATTCGTTCTCAGGCGGAAACGCCCAAAAGCTAGTTGTTGGACGTTGGACTGCAGATCTGGGAAAGACATCAGTTCTGCTTCTCGACGAACCGACGCAAGGTGTTGATATCGGCTCGCGTCATGAAATCTATGATTTGCTGCGCGACTTTGCATCCCATGCCTCACGCTGCGTGATCTTTGCGTCGAGCGAACCCGAGGAACTGCTCGCCCTCGCCGACCGGGTATTCATTCTGGTGGATGGCGTTCCCACTGAAATTCCCGCACAGGACATCACCGAAAATTACCTACTATCGGCTGCCCATGGCAGTTTCGATGGAGTGGAAGGAAAGTCAAAGTGA
- a CDS encoding NAD-dependent succinate-semialdehyde dehydrogenase, with protein MPETATVTPELERLLLSTIPTGLLINGEWRDASGGGTFAVEDPATGKTLLEIADATSSDAMAALDAADAVQASWARTAPRVRAEILRRGFDLVTERAEDFALLMTLEMGKPLAEARGEVTYGAEFLRWFSEETVRDYGRYLTTPEGKNKILVQRKPVGPCLLITPWNFPLAMATRKVAPAIAAGCTLVLKPAKFTPLTSLLFAQVMQEAGLPAGVLNVVPSSSASAISGPLMKDSRLRKVSFTGSTPVGRRLLADASQNVLRTSMELGGNAPFIVFDDADLDKAVQGAMAAKMRNMGEACTAANRFLVHETVTEEFTAKFAAAMGALTLGRGTDPGTAVGPVIDGGARKDIHALVTEAVEQGATVATGGAPLDGVGYFYAPTVLTNVPHDATILRSEIFGPVAPVTTFRTEDEAIRLANASEYGLASYLFTRDHARMLRVAEQIEFGMVGFNAGVISNAAAPFGGVKQSGLGREGGAEGLAEYTTAQYIGIPDPYAE; from the coding sequence ATGCCTGAGACGGCCACTGTGACACCCGAACTTGAGCGGCTGCTGCTCTCAACCATTCCCACTGGCCTGCTGATCAACGGCGAGTGGCGCGACGCTAGCGGAGGCGGGACGTTCGCCGTCGAGGACCCCGCAACAGGCAAGACGCTCCTGGAGATCGCGGACGCCACTAGCTCCGATGCTATGGCCGCTTTGGACGCGGCCGACGCCGTCCAGGCATCCTGGGCGCGGACGGCACCGCGGGTGCGGGCGGAGATCCTGCGCCGCGGCTTTGACCTGGTGACCGAGCGCGCTGAGGACTTCGCGCTGCTGATGACCCTGGAAATGGGCAAGCCGCTGGCCGAAGCCCGCGGCGAGGTGACCTACGGTGCGGAATTCCTGCGCTGGTTCTCCGAGGAAACCGTCCGTGACTACGGCCGCTACCTCACCACCCCCGAGGGCAAGAACAAGATTCTCGTCCAGCGCAAGCCTGTAGGTCCCTGCCTGCTGATCACGCCGTGGAACTTCCCGCTCGCGATGGCCACCCGCAAGGTCGCCCCCGCCATAGCCGCCGGGTGCACCTTGGTGCTCAAGCCCGCCAAGTTCACCCCGCTTACGTCGCTCCTGTTCGCGCAAGTCATGCAGGAGGCCGGACTCCCGGCCGGCGTGCTGAACGTCGTCCCGTCCTCTTCCGCGTCTGCGATTTCCGGACCGCTGATGAAGGACTCGCGGCTGCGGAAGGTCTCGTTCACCGGTTCGACGCCCGTGGGTCGCCGCCTGCTCGCGGATGCGTCACAGAACGTGCTAAGGACCTCCATGGAACTCGGCGGCAACGCCCCGTTCATCGTGTTCGACGACGCAGACCTGGACAAAGCCGTGCAGGGCGCCATGGCGGCCAAGATGCGCAACATGGGCGAAGCGTGCACGGCGGCCAACCGATTCCTGGTACACGAAACCGTGACGGAGGAATTCACCGCGAAGTTCGCCGCCGCCATGGGCGCGCTGACCCTGGGCCGCGGCACTGACCCTGGTACCGCCGTCGGGCCCGTCATTGACGGCGGCGCGCGCAAGGACATCCACGCCCTCGTCACCGAAGCAGTGGAACAGGGCGCGACCGTCGCTACCGGCGGCGCACCGCTCGACGGTGTGGGCTACTTCTACGCCCCCACAGTGCTCACCAACGTGCCACACGACGCCACGATCCTGAGGAGCGAGATCTTCGGTCCGGTCGCACCCGTGACAACCTTCCGCACCGAAGACGAAGCCATCCGCTTGGCCAACGCCTCCGAGTACGGGCTGGCGTCGTATCTCTTTACCCGTGACCACGCCCGGATGCTCCGCGTCGCCGAGCAAATCGAGTTCGGCATGGTCGGTTTCAACGCCGGCGTCATCTCCAACGCGGCAGCCCCCTTCGGCGGCGTCAAGCAGTCCGGCCTGGGCAGGGAAGGTGGCGCTGAAGGCCTCGCCGAATACACCACCGCACAGTACATCGGCATTCCCGACCCGTACGCGGAATAA
- a CDS encoding sugar ABC transporter substrate-binding protein, with protein MQFKPALIACVATAALASTVALSGCSGSASSASNADCEHTYTIGFSHPIGEAEVIKALKSLAKDHATKVGCVELLLDSTTGMKLESQRATVESWVTQKVDAIVLWPVDSTAFAGLQRQAQSQGTKWLTYLTSMDGQNGSVGFDNKLQGQQIAEDVTAWIKKNYPNGGATAAVTTLTTLPPSRPRYELPIKAIEAAGIKVVSEQNCTDQACGLQIAEDALREHPDLRIFVGLSDESAIGAMKAFKNAGVDPSAVYIAGQDGSPEGLAAVKQGGMYRASSAIPMDALAASIVDAAVAAVTGQGEPNQVTPTVLAKADDPKLLADLISNFERKG; from the coding sequence ATGCAGTTCAAACCAGCCCTCATTGCGTGCGTTGCCACGGCGGCACTTGCGTCCACTGTTGCGCTCTCAGGTTGCAGCGGATCGGCGTCAAGCGCGTCCAATGCAGATTGCGAGCACACCTACACCATCGGCTTCAGCCACCCCATCGGTGAAGCTGAGGTGATCAAAGCCCTCAAGTCGCTTGCCAAAGACCACGCCACGAAGGTTGGCTGTGTCGAGCTGCTCCTCGACAGCACGACAGGCATGAAGCTTGAGAGCCAGCGGGCCACCGTTGAGAGCTGGGTGACGCAGAAGGTTGACGCCATCGTGCTCTGGCCCGTCGACTCTACGGCGTTCGCCGGCCTCCAGCGACAAGCCCAGAGCCAGGGCACCAAGTGGCTGACCTATCTCACCAGCATGGACGGCCAGAACGGCAGCGTGGGGTTTGACAACAAACTCCAAGGGCAGCAAATCGCGGAAGACGTGACTGCCTGGATCAAAAAGAACTATCCCAATGGCGGAGCCACCGCGGCCGTCACCACGCTAACTACCCTGCCCCCGTCGCGGCCGCGGTACGAGCTTCCCATCAAAGCCATCGAGGCGGCCGGTATCAAAGTCGTGTCGGAGCAGAATTGCACCGATCAGGCATGCGGACTGCAAATCGCCGAGGACGCCCTGCGTGAGCACCCCGATCTCCGCATCTTTGTCGGGCTAAGCGACGAATCCGCCATTGGTGCCATGAAAGCGTTCAAGAACGCCGGCGTGGACCCTTCGGCCGTCTACATCGCGGGTCAGGACGGATCCCCCGAAGGACTCGCAGCTGTTAAGCAAGGCGGCATGTACCGGGCTAGTTCTGCGATCCCGATGGACGCTCTCGCGGCTTCGATCGTGGACGCCGCCGTGGCTGCTGTCACAGGCCAGGGCGAGCCCAATCAGGTAACGCCGACCGTTCTGGCCAAGGCAGACGACCCGAAACTCCTAGCCGATCTGATTTCAAACTTTGAGCGCAAAGGCTGA
- a CDS encoding response regulator transcription factor: MDLASGILLLRDLQSDDAIRRRVAYFDLVRRESSAEAILLTYVDPVSKAHVPIGSVGYRDVVVDYITHDLLINDLDARRALLDPSTIYTWDNLPGFRASGPALDHFVPEGFANGITMSLREKGRIVGTCNLSTDKPSWSEPTAQMLTVLRPVLADMVERVRQSRSLGLTPRELEILSLVKDGLTDSQIAAELCLSPRTVSTHMENVRGKLTASTRTRAVILAMELGLI; encoded by the coding sequence GTGGACCTCGCCTCCGGGATACTTCTCCTTCGAGACCTTCAGAGCGACGACGCGATTCGTCGGCGGGTGGCCTATTTCGACCTCGTGCGACGCGAGAGCAGTGCGGAGGCCATTCTTCTTACGTACGTGGACCCCGTTTCAAAGGCCCACGTTCCCATCGGTAGCGTGGGCTACCGGGACGTCGTCGTCGACTACATAACCCACGACCTGTTGATCAACGACCTTGACGCCCGCCGTGCGTTGCTGGATCCGTCCACAATTTACACCTGGGACAACCTTCCCGGGTTCCGGGCATCAGGCCCTGCCCTCGACCATTTTGTACCGGAGGGCTTCGCGAACGGGATTACGATGTCTTTGCGCGAAAAGGGAAGGATCGTGGGGACGTGTAACCTCAGCACTGACAAGCCAAGTTGGAGCGAGCCCACGGCGCAGATGCTGACTGTCCTCCGCCCCGTTCTCGCCGACATGGTGGAGCGTGTGAGGCAAAGCCGTAGCCTGGGGCTCACACCCCGTGAGCTCGAAATCCTGAGTCTCGTCAAGGACGGGCTAACCGACTCTCAGATTGCAGCTGAGCTGTGTCTATCCCCCCGGACCGTATCCACCCACATGGAGAACGTGCGGGGCAAGCTCACCGCGTCAACCCGAACCCGGGCAGTCATCCTTGCCATGGAACTCGGACTCATCTAG